The following proteins are co-located in the Naumovozyma dairenensis CBS 421 chromosome 9, complete genome genome:
- the CMC4 gene encoding Cmc4p (similar to Saccharomyces cerevisiae YMR194C-B; ancestral locus Anc_6.284) translates to MIDCVLKNNYDESKCAKLIDELYQCCSKFYKENSNEARSPCCPLPDLLDLKMEQRGLKKVNFLPI, encoded by the coding sequence ATGATAGACTGcgtattgaaaaataattatgatGAATCTAAATGTGCCAAATTGATCGATGAACTTTATCAATGCTGttcaaaattttataaGGAAAATAGTAACGAGGCACGTTCTCCATGTTGTCCCTTACCAGATTTActtgatttgaaaatggaaCAACGTGGGCTTAAAAAAGTTAATTTTTTACCAATATAG
- the RPL36A gene encoding 60S ribosomal protein eL36 (similar to Saccharomyces cerevisiae RPL36A (YMR194W) and RPL36B (YPL249C-A); ancestral locus Anc_6.283), whose amino-acid sequence MATKSGIAVGLNKGKKVTSMTPAPKISYKKGVSSNRTKFVRSLVREIAGLAPYERRLVDLIRNSGEKRARKVAKKRLGSFKRAKAKVEEMNNIIAASRRH is encoded by the exons ATGGCCACTAAGTCAG GAATCGCTGTTGGTTTGAACAAAGGTAAGAAGGTCACTTCTATGACCCCAGCCCCAAAGATCTCTTACAAGAAGGGTGTTTCTTCTAACAGAACTAAATTCGTTAGATCTCTAGTTAGAGAAATTGCTGGTTTAGCTCCATACGAAAGAAGATTAGTTGATTTGATCAGAAACTCTGGTGAAAAGAGAGCTAGAAAGGTCGCTAAGAAGAGATTAGGTTCTTTCAAGAGAGCTAAGGCTAAGGTTGAAGAAATGAACAACATCATTGCTGCTTCCCGTCGTCATTAA
- the MRPL24 gene encoding mitochondrial 54S ribosomal protein bL28m (similar to Saccharomyces cerevisiae MRPL24 (YMR193W); ancestral locus Anc_6.282): MMKSNFASTVNTFISKRSFASTAYPLRQWKLIESRNVGIKPRYKVGDPRPIYIPKERLKFPDYKYGESNIFKQSNKGLYGGSFVQYGNSISESKQKTRRRWLPNIVKKGLWSETLGRNISIKLTTKVLKTISKEGGIDNYLIKDKSARIKELGPTGWKLRYLVLKKKELDEIEARQLENKIVKDDGTETQFYSTEILNGEKVHIIVGKRKLLKYLYPLEKLESVANSEFMDYKRFIELYAKCSFGEIISKLNEHNFDMTTITIPSKNATALNQVNHHTEQFHTAVI, translated from the coding sequence ATGATGAAGTCCAATTTTGCGAGCACCGTTAACACCTTCATATCGAAAAGGTCATTTGCTTCAACTGCATATCCATTACGACAATGGAAATTGATTGAATCGAGGAACGTAGGAATTAAACCACGATATAAAGTTGGCGACCCTCGTCCAATTTACATACCCAAGGAACGTCTTAAGTTCCCAGATTACAAATATGGTGAATCGaatattttcaaacaaAGTAATAAAGGATTGTACGGAGGATCTTTTGTTCAATATGGGAATAGCATCTCTGAAAGTAAACAGAAAACAAGAAGACGATGGTTACCTAATATTGTTAAGAAAGGCCTATGGAGTGAAACGTTAGGTAGAAATATTAGTATTAAACTTACTACTAAAGTTTTGAAGACAATTAGTAAGGAAGGTGGGATTGATAACTATTTGATAAAGGATAAATCCGCAAGAATAAAAGAGTTGGGTCCCACAGGTTGGAAGTTGCGCTATTTggtattgaagaaaaaagaacttgatgaaattgaagcACGTCAACTTGAAAATAAGATTGTAAAGGATGATGGTACAGAAACACAATTCTATTCCACTGAAATATTGAATGGTGAAAAGGTCCATATCATTGTGGGTAAgaggaaattattaaagtACCTATACCcattagaaaaattggaaagtGTGGCTAATAGTGAATTCATGGATTATAAGAGATTCATTGAACTTTACGCAAAGTGTTCATTTGGtgaaataatatcaaaattaaatgaacaTAACTTTGATATGacaacaattacaattcCGTCCAAAAATGCTACAGCTTTAAACCAAGTAAATCATCATACTGAGCAATTTCATACAGCAGTTATCTGA
- the GYL1 gene encoding Gyl1p (similar to Saccharomyces cerevisiae GYL1 (YMR192W) and GYP5 (YPL249C); ancestral locus Anc_6.281), whose product MSAKEEEENIKVEPHRRDTEDADGEFTFEGSNNDDDNTKVDETPLGDKSVSDGEHDSKQEDEDEIDLNAVPEEQIEPEEAEEEEEDNAESNESNRVDEPTIGTSFSDVDLTRTPIDFVQDHTTAKAERDIPIPIPNEIVNQTNRTHSEVEHDLKNITAPGLPPRKSIEAEAEAKPDAEMATPSLPPVLPPRTNLEKNLNEGKNEPGLTPSPSPSSMGTKSGPSLPPRKVPPPPIEGEQSSLPPPPLPHRAATTLLLQNYNKMHEQTDQKFELPIGFTITDENVPKIWIQFIQAPEFTLDNHGKALYTELITNGISTSIRPIVWQCFSNVCTISKDEYNSFIQGDTDNNNNDDSSKVRRIIDAYLKSNNNLISYSSEMDSYVAPILEACSNDDELHTFSLFTKLMDGYGLKGLYHNNVGMGLLLYYYGRSLEMNCPDLYNYLIKVGIKSNMYAKDWFLTCFGNVLKFDSLCKARILDVIFAEGLNCLVRFAVIPMIKNESKLMDLEFDSILTFIKEQIFLHYYENGESTEEDKVDMDNSQEVDTASVVHINMNQAIFNIDRFIEEAMNEIELTPMIINNFTNEYEEIHRMEKEKEEAFEMIKSRNMKLQRQVHKLEADYTALNREHVMMANELVKNKLNIAGIEKENLDLRLEVVKIKKQIEEEINCQKAQNNDDAIPKKLEQEIEATLKKNEKVMRQNLVFQDKINELERQVEEIKIATENGVPLSGEVDSRRPAILGSGWQGIRKVFK is encoded by the coding sequence atgtctgcaaaagaagaagaagaaaatattaaggTCGAACCCCATCGCCGGGATACCGAGGATGCCGATGGTGAATTCACCTTCGAAGGAagtaataatgatgatgataatacaAAGGTGGATGAAACTCCTCTTGGTGATAAATCTGTATCGGATGGAGAGCATGATAGTAAgcaagaagatgaagacgaaattgatttaaatgCTGTTCCtgaagaacaaattgaaCCGGAAGaagcagaagaagaagaagaagacaaTGCTGAATCAAACGAATCGAATAGAGTCGACGAACCGACAATTGGTACATCGTTTAGTGATGTTGATTTGACTAGAACACCAATCGATTTCGTACAAGATCATACTACTGCTAAGGCTGAAAGAGACAttccaattccaattccaaACGAAATAGTCAATCAAACCAATAGGACTCATTCTGAAGTAGAacatgatttgaaaaacattACTGCTCCAGGTTTACCACCAAGGAAAAGCATCGAGGCTGAAGCTGAAGCAAAGCCTGACGCCGAAATGGCAACACCATCTCTTCCACCAGTATTACCTCCAAGAACAAACCTAGAAAAAAATCTCAACGAGGGGAAGAATGAACCTGGACTTACACCATCAccttctccttcttcaaTGGGAACCAAATCAGGCCCATCTTTACCACCAAGAAAAGTACCTCCTCCACCAATAGAAGGGGAGCAATCATCCCTACCTCCACCGCCTCTACCACATCGAGCAGCTACTACATTACTACTTCAAAATTACAACAAAATGCACGAACAAACAGATCAGAAGTTTGAATTACCAATCGGATTTACCATTACCGATGAAAATGTCCCTAAAATATGGattcaattcattcaaGCTCCAGAATTCACTCTAGATAATCATGGTAAGGCATTATATACAGAATTAATTACAAATGGAATCTCCACATCAATCCGTCCCATTGTTTGGCAATGTTTCTCAAACGTATGCACCATCTCCAAGGACGAGTAcaattcattcattcagGGTGATACtgataacaacaacaacgacGACTCCTCCAAAGTAAGACGCATCATTGACGCATATTTAAAATCGaacaataatttaatttcatattcatcGGAAATGGACTCATACGTGGCTCCAATTTTGGAAGCGTGCTccaatgatgatgaattacaCACCTTCAGTCTTTTCACAAAATTAATGGATGGCTATGGATTAAAGGGATTATATCATAATAATGTTGGGATGGGtttattactttattattatggtAGGTCATTGGAAATGAATTGTCCTGatctttataattatttgattaaaGTTGGAATCAAATCGAACATGTATGCCAAGGATTGGTTCTTGACATGCTTTGGCAATGTCTTGAAATTCGATTCCCTTTGTAAAGCTCGTATTTTGGATGTTATCTTTGCTGAAGGGTTGAATTGTTTAGTGAGGTTTGCAGTTATTCCAATgattaaaaatgaaagtaaATTGATGGATTTGgaatttgattcaatattaacgtttattaaagaacaaatatttttacACTATTACGAAAATGGTGAATCAACTGAAGAGGATAAGGTTGATATGGATAATAGTCAAGAAGTGGATACGGCTAGTGTTGTCCATATTAATATGAATCAAgcaattttcaatattgatagatttattgaagaagctatgaatgaaattgaattgacACCCATgattataaataattttacaaatgaaTACGAGGAGATACATAGGatggaaaaggaaaaggaagaagcttttgaaatgattaaatctagaaatatgaaattacaaagacAAGTTCATAAACTAGAAGCAGATTATACGGCGTTAAATAGAGAGCATGTTATGATGGCAAACGAATTAGTTAAGAATAAACTAAATATCGCAGGGatagaaaaggaaaatttaGATTTAAGATTAGAAGTTGTTAAGATTaagaaacaaattgaagaagagatCAATTGCCAAAAGGcacaaaataatgatgatgcaATCCCAAAGAAATTAGAGCAAGAAATTGAGGCaacattaaagaaaaatgagAAAGTAATGAGACAAAATTTAGTGTTTCAAgataaaattaatgaattggaaagaCAAGTGGAAGAAATCAAGATTGCCACGGAAAATGGTGTTCCATTAAGTGGCGAGGTAGATTCTAGAAGGCCAGCTATATTGGGCTCAGGTTGGCAAGGTATTAGGAAAGTGTTCAAATAA
- the SPG5 gene encoding Spg5p (similar to Saccharomyces cerevisiae SPG5 (YMR191W); ancestral locus Anc_6.280), with product MSPTNLTKWLNVTKKQLRQVGKLIDSRLTGLINRHLKVPPASTINRRSEHIPARIPIPVPIKVRNGNFLLFNIRSLPLLNSQIIRKPTPFISPIKAYCLDRYNRFINTDKVKTPTVISSYPNYYNSLDYSILRNKILNGRPFFSIASITSTRDAVKWLISSSFNVSPMKKLVNDYKMHQLMKQQAISPDVGCYIEFKLPNTYTYPYTSSSSSTTFLDHDMVSQWEKHLNDQIQIARDIQSSISNIFETYGSLPITSSNKDGVIRIHFPNATVNETENLISTLDIANGIIYKDDENATVSILDDTMSNWTSFADLHTFSPILSDIDLSASAC from the coding sequence ATGTCACCAACTAACTTAACTAAATGGCTTAACGTTACGAAGAAACAACTTCGCCAAGTCGgtaaattgattgattcCAGATTGACTGGATTAATCAACAGACATCTTAAAGTACCACCAGCATCTACTATTAATAGAAGATCAGAACATATACCAGCTCGAATCCCAATCCCTGTTCCTATCAAAGTAAGAAATGGTAACTTTTTACTCTTCAATATTCGCTCTCTTCCGCTTCTCAATAGTCAGATAATAAGGAAGCCCACACCCTTCATTTCACCCATAAAGGCATATTGTTTAGATAGATATAATAGGTTTATCAATACAGATAAGGTGAAAACCCCTACCGTTATATCATCATATCCTAACTACTACAATTCATTAGATTATAGTATTCTGAGAAACAAGATTCTAAACGGACGACCATTCTTTTCTATCGCATCAATTACTTCCACCAGAGATGCAGTGAAATGgttaatttcatcatcatttaatgTTTCTCCAATGAAAAAACTAGTAAATGATTATAAAATGCACcaattaatgaaacaacAAGCTATATCGCCAGATGTAGGTTGTTacattgaattcaaattaccAAATACATATACATACCCCTACacctcatcatcatcatcaactaCTTTCTTAGATCATGACATGGTGTCACAATGGGAAAAACATTTAAATGATCAGATTCAAATTGCTAGAGATATACAATCATCCATATCAAATATCTTTGAAACGTATGGATCATTACCAATCACTTCATCCAACAAAGATGGAGTCATAAGGATCCATTTCCCTAACGCCACAGTGAATGAGACAGAAAATTTGATCTCGACTCTAGATATCGCCAACGGGATAATCTACAAAGACGACGAAAACGCCACTGTCTCGATTCTAGATGATACAATGTCTAACTGGACGTCATTTGCAGATTTACATACATTTTCACCAATATTGTCTGATATCGATTTATCTGCGTCTGCATGTTGA